The genomic window CCGGACGTGCGTGTGCGCTACCAGAGCGACCACGGCGATGGCGAGGGCAGCTTTGCCCTGCTCGGCGTCTCCAACAATCGCATTCACAACAATGCCGTACCGTTTTCCGACCGTCCGCAGGGCGGAAAGCTCGGCGTCTATCTGGTCAAGGCAAGCGATTTCGACAACATGGTGGGCTTCGCCATGGACTACCTGACCGGGCATCTCGAGGATAGCGAGAATGTCACGCTGTTCGAGGCCGAACGGATTACGCTCGATTTTGCCTCCACCGACATGGATCAGTCGCTCGATGGCGATCTGATCGAGGTGATCGGTCACGCGGTGATCGAACAGCATCCGGGCGCGTTGCATGTCATCGTGCCCGCCGATAGCGATCTTACCTGATCCGGTTTACTGAAAGGCCGTCTCGTAGAAGCTTCTGAGCTTGCGTGAATGCAGCCTTTCGGGCGGCATCGCCGCGAGCTTCTGCACCGCCTTGATGCCGATATGGAGGTGCTGGCGCACCTGGGTGGTGTAAAACGCGGTCGCCATGCCGGCTAGTTTCAACTCGCCATGCAGCGGCCGGTCGGAAACGCACAGAAGTGTGCCGTAAGGCACCCGGAAGCGAAAGCCGTTGGCGGCGATCGTCGCCGATTCCATATCGAGCGCGATCGCGCGCGACTGGGACAGCCGCTTGACCGGCCCGCTCTGGGGGGAAAGCTCCCAGTTGCGGTTGTCGATGGTCGCCACGGTGCCGGTGCGCATCACCCGCTTCAGCTCGTAGCCTTCGAGCCCGGTCACCTCTGCGACGGCCTCCTCCAGCGCGAGCTGCACTTCCGCAAGCGCCGGGATCGGCACCCAGACCGGCAGGTCGTCGTCCAGCACATGGTCCTCGCGGACATAGGCATGGGCCAGCACATAATCGCCGAGCTTCTGGCTGTTGCGCAGCCCCGCGCAATGGCCGAGCATCAGCCAGGCATGCGGGCGCAGCACAGCGATATGATCGGTGATCGTTTTGGCGTTGGATGGCCCGATGCCGATATTGACCATCGTTATCCCGCAATTGTCGCCACGTTTCAGATGATAGGCGGGCATTTGCGGCAGGCGCGCGCTGCCGCGGCCTTCTTCCGGCTCGACCTCGCCCGGAAGCGTGATGACATTGCCCGGCTCGACGAAAGCGGTATAGCCATCGCCGCCATTCGCCATGGTCTCGCGGGCAAAGGCGCAGAACTCGTCGACGTAGAACTGATAGTTGGTGAACAGCACGAAGTTCTGGAAATGCGCCGAACTCGTCGCCGTGTAATGGCTGAGCCGCGCCAGCGAGTAATCGACTCGTTGCGCGGTAAATGGCGCCAGCGGCTGCGGCTTGCCGGGCTCCGGCTCGTAGTCGCCATTGGCGATCAAATCGTCGGTGGTGTTGAGGTCCGGGGTATCGAAAATGTCGCGCAGCGGCACGTCGGCGAGCGCCGCGAGGTCGGCCTCGACATGGGTATTCTCGCCGAAGGCGAAATGGAGCGGGATCGGCGTTTCCGATTCGCCGATGGTCACCGGAACCCCGTGATTCTTGATCAGCAGCGAAAGCTGGGCGATGAGGTAATCCTCGAACAGGTCCGGACGGCTGATCGCGGTCGCATATTCGCCGGGGGTTGCTACATGCCCGAAGGAGAGGCGAGAATCGGTGAGGCCGTAGCTTCCCGTTTCGATGCTGATCTGCGGATAGAAGGCGCGATACCGCCCCTCGATCGCCGCGCCGCTCGCAAGCGCCACGAAGGCATCGATCAGAAAGCG from Martelella sp. NC20 includes these protein-coding regions:
- a CDS encoding AMP nucleosidase codes for the protein MRDYEPMAARIISPDRQEPQGFTDAREAVKALQALYKRNTRFLIDAFVALASGAAIEGRYRAFYPQISIETGSYGLTDSRLSFGHVATPGEYATAISRPDLFEDYLIAQLSLLIKNHGVPVTIGESETPIPLHFAFGENTHVEADLAALADVPLRDIFDTPDLNTTDDLIANGDYEPEPGKPQPLAPFTAQRVDYSLARLSHYTATSSAHFQNFVLFTNYQFYVDEFCAFARETMANGGDGYTAFVEPGNVITLPGEVEPEEGRGSARLPQMPAYHLKRGDNCGITMVNIGIGPSNAKTITDHIAVLRPHAWLMLGHCAGLRNSQKLGDYVLAHAYVREDHVLDDDLPVWVPIPALAEVQLALEEAVAEVTGLEGYELKRVMRTGTVATIDNRNWELSPQSGPVKRLSQSRAIALDMESATIAANGFRFRVPYGTLLCVSDRPLHGELKLAGMATAFYTTQVRQHLHIGIKAVQKLAAMPPERLHSRKLRSFYETAFQ